One Notolabrus celidotus isolate fNotCel1 chromosome 16, fNotCel1.pri, whole genome shotgun sequence DNA window includes the following coding sequences:
- the tra2a gene encoding transformer-2 protein homolog alpha — protein MSDTEEGNYQRRGSRSPPKSDRGSLDRVKSESRSGSLSPARASVRSESRSRSHSRSRSQSRRHSNRRYSRSRSRSYSNRRKSRSRSYSQEYRRKKSQSNSPTSSRRRQTGSRSHDNTKEACSHGGGGDADVRANPDPSTCVGVFGLSLYTTERDLREVFSRYGPLAGVNVVYDQRTGRSRGFAFVYFERLEDSKEAMERANGMELDGRRIRVDYSITKRAHTPTPGIYMGRPTHNGGGGGGGGGGGGSGGGGGGGGGGSSSRRGRDSHYDRGYERCDRYEEYDYRYSRRRSPSPYYSRYRSRSRSRSYSPRRY, from the exons ATGAGTGACACTGAGGAAGGAAACTACCAAAGGCGG GGGTCACGCTCCCCGCCTAAATCTGATCGTGGGAGTCTGGATCGGGTCAAGTCAGAGAGCAGGTCCGGCTCCCTTAGCCCAGCCAGGGCCTCTGTACGCTCTGAGTCCAGATCCCGCTCTCATTCAAGATCGAG GTCTCAATCAAGGAGGCACTCAAACCGGCGCTATAGCCGGTCACGCTCCCGTTCCTATTCCAACCGAAGGAAGTCCCGCTCCCGTTCCTACAGCCAGGAATACCGTCGCAAGAAGAGCCAGAGCAATTCCCCGACGTCCAGCCGTCGCCGTCAGACTGGCAGCAGA AGCCATGACAACACAAAAGAAGCATGCAGTCATGGCGGTGGTGGTGACGCTGATGTTAGG GCAAACCCTGACCCCAGcacatgtgtgggtgtgtttggcTTGAGCCTGTACACCACAGAGCGAGACCTGAGGGAGGTGTTTTCGCGCTACGGACCTCTGGCAGGGGTCAATGTGGTGTATGACCAGCGCACAGGTCGCTCCCGAGGCTTTGCCTTTGTTTACTTTGAGAGACTTGAGGACTCCAAGGAG gcaaTGGAGCGAGCCAATGGCATGGAGCTGGATGGCAGGAGAATCCGAGTGGATTATTCCATCACCAAACGTGCACATACCCCCACACCAGGAATTTACATGGGCCGACCGACTCA TAATGGTGGtggtggcggcggcggcgggGGTGGTGGGGGCAGCGGAGGCGGTGGCGGTGGCGGTGgcggtggcagcagcagcaggagggggaGAGACTCTCATTATGATCGCGGCTATGAGCGTTGTGACAGATATGAGGAGTATGATTACAGGTATAG TCGCAGGCGCTCTCCGTCACCTTACTACAGTCGGTACAGGTCTCGCTCACGCTCTCGCTCCTACAGCCCTC gaCGATACTAA
- the ccdc126 gene encoding coiled-coil domain-containing protein 126: MLAALLRRNMSQKLSVLLLVFGLAWGLMLLRYTVQQPRHQSSAELREQILELSRRYVKVLTEENQILPGGMQGTSMAGYADLKRTIAVLLDDILTRLVKLEGKIELVVNASSTNTSHTAGGVLASVPAALQKSSKHETPGSHPGASRLHPHIPNRPRPHQGV; encoded by the exons ATGCTGGCTGCACTCCTGCGGAGGAACATGTCACAGAAGTTGagtgtgctgctgctggtatTCGGCCTGGCATGGGGACTTATGCTGCTGCGTTACACTGTGCAGCAGCCTCGCCATCAGAGCAGCGCCGAGTTACGGGAGCAGATTCTGGAGCTCAGCAGGCGATACGTCAAAGTCCTGACTGAGGAGAACCAGATTTTACCAGGTGGGATGCAGGGAACCTCCATGGCTGGATATG CTGATCTCAAGAGGACTATAGCTGTTTTACTGGATGATATTCTGACACGACTGGTCAAACTGGAAGGAAAAATTGAGCTTGTGGTCAATGCCTCCTCCACCAATACCTCCCACACAGCAGGGGGCGTACTTGCCTCTGTGCCTGCTGCCCTACAGAAATCCTCTAAGCATGAAACACCTGGTAGCCACCCGGGGGCGTCCCGCCTTCACCCACACATCCCCAACAGGCCTCGACCGCATCAAGGAGTATAG